The following proteins come from a genomic window of Rutidosis leptorrhynchoides isolate AG116_Rl617_1_P2 chromosome 10, CSIRO_AGI_Rlap_v1, whole genome shotgun sequence:
- the LOC139872647 gene encoding uncharacterized protein: MGPHEPYWRTNTSFSPPPPRWDMRYNSESQSFGSQEGSQLYGSTSSSNSRGNFISNHRYSVSDGVGTFISSPSDFSPAQQWTPSTIQEISIDEFENSSRRVLGPLTFSPTIERDSISSRSDSSDYEAIVKSQSAHRNFTSRRCFMSKPVHPLTFPPEQDRPVFTDFNEPHRDTASCDLDSTDVSEPIEPDLLTRPPITQPPVHKCGICDRNLSQKSPWSSRRIVRTGDMPVTGVLSCRHVFHAECLDQTTPKVRKGDPPCPVCSKSEEETSLDHRVFSKLKNGFPRLKPFREDGPSRPWGCGQAGNCVEGAVTAPSRNAMLLLNRNRVKKSLSLKSNSSRKSGSHSSGDAGAVDSSKTDAGSNKKS; this comes from the exons ATGGGTCCACATGAGCCTTACTGGAGAACCAACACAAGCTTTTCACCTCCACCACCGAGGTGGGATATGCGGTACAACTCCGAAAGTCAATCGTTTGGTTCTCAAGAAGGTAGCCAGTTATACGGGTCGACATCATCCTCAAATAGTAGAGGAAATTTTATATCTAATCATCGATATTCTGTTTCTGACGGAGTTGGGACTTTTATTAGTAGTCCGTCTGATTTTTCGCCAGCTCAGCAGTGGACCCCTTCCACAATACAAGAAATTAGCATTGATGAGTTTGAAAACTCTTCAAGGAGAG TTTTGGGGCCTTTAACCTTTTCACCGACCATTGAG AGAGATTCCATTTCGTCGCGCTCAGACAGTAGCGATTATGAAGCAATAGTCAAATCACAATCAGCACACCGTAACTTCACAAGCCGTCGTTGCTTCATGTCCAAACCGGTCCACCCTTTGACTTTTCCACCCGAACAAGATAGGCCCGTCTTTACAGATTTCAACGAGCCTCATAGAGACACTGCTAGTTGTGATCTTGATTCTACCGATGTTTCTGAACCAATCGAACCCGATTTACTAACCCGACCACCCATTACCCAACCGCCTGTTCACAAATGTGGAATATGTGACCGAAATCTCTCGCAAAAATCACCTTGGAGTTCTCGCCGGATTGTTCGAACCGGCGACATGCCGGTCACCGGAGTACTTTCATGCCGCCATGTTTTTCATGCCGAGTGCTTAGACCAAACGACACCAAAAGTGCGAAAAGGTGACCCGCCGTGTCCCGTTTGCTCCAAATCCGAAGAAGAAACGTCTCTCGATCATCGGGTTTTTTCGAAACTGAAAAACGGGTTTCCGAGACTCAAACCGTTTCGTGAAGATGGACCGTCAAGACCGTGGGGGTGTGGTCAGGCgggaaattgtgttgaaggtgCGGTAACTGCACCTTCAAGAAATGCAATGTTGTTGCTTAACCGGAACCGGGTTAAAAAGAGCCTTTCGTTGAAGAGTAACTCGAGTAGGAAAAGTGGGTCACATTCTTCGGGTGATGCAGGTGCAGTTGATTCTTCAAAGACAGATGCGGGTTCGAATAAGAAGTCTTAA